A DNA window from Anaerocolumna sp. AGMB13020 contains the following coding sequences:
- a CDS encoding DUF4926 domain-containing protein, which yields MKFKECDTVKIMKDCDEGIKKGEIGVVIMVFEKPNEAYEVEVLDEEGYVKTQCTLLPEELELV from the coding sequence ATGAAATTTAAGGAATGTGACACTGTCAAAATCATGAAAGACTGTGATGAAGGGATTAAAAAGGGGGAAATAGGTGTTGTTATTATGGTATTTGAAAAACCAAATGAAGCCTATGAGGTTGAAGTATTGGATGAGGAAGGCTACGTTAAAACACAATGTACTCTTTTACCAGAAGAATTAGAATTGGTATGA
- a CDS encoding YihY/virulence factor BrkB family protein: MNILISIYKIIRAFGRKVKDDNIAAFSAQAAFFVIISFFPFFMLFLTLIQYLSIDQKVLLTVIDQFFPDSIDEMVIGVIKEIYHNDSGTLISVTAAISALWAASRGILGIVKGLNAVYGIRESRNNFKLRLISAFYTLVFTIILIVTIFILVFGNQLYDWIIQKIPVLTHLALVIISIRTIAGLLILTCFFLMVYIAIPNRTTRLYREFPGALIAAAGWMGFSYLYSYYIDNMSNYSRTYGSLTAIVLFMLWFYFIMHILFIGGEINVVLSSGDLVFYMKYLFKHRKALKAKDSKAIDKLYIQEQGEEEEDSNDGIKSK; this comes from the coding sequence ATGAATATTCTCATATCCATATATAAAATAATACGTGCCTTCGGGCGTAAAGTCAAAGATGATAATATTGCAGCTTTCTCTGCGCAGGCTGCTTTTTTTGTAATTATCTCTTTTTTCCCGTTCTTTATGCTGTTTCTGACTTTGATACAATATCTGTCCATTGACCAGAAGGTACTTCTGACAGTAATTGATCAGTTCTTTCCTGACAGCATAGACGAAATGGTTATTGGTGTGATAAAAGAAATCTACCATAATGATTCCGGTACATTAATTTCTGTTACCGCAGCTATATCTGCTCTCTGGGCAGCTTCCAGAGGAATTCTTGGTATTGTGAAAGGTCTGAACGCTGTTTACGGAATAAGAGAAAGCCGCAACAATTTTAAACTGCGGCTTATTTCTGCCTTCTATACTCTGGTTTTTACGATAATTTTGATTGTTACTATTTTCATATTGGTATTTGGTAATCAGCTTTATGACTGGATTATACAGAAAATCCCCGTACTCACCCATTTAGCGCTGGTTATTATAAGCATCCGGACCATTGCAGGTCTGCTTATTCTTACCTGTTTCTTCCTTATGGTCTATATAGCCATACCCAACCGGACCACCAGATTATACCGTGAATTTCCCGGCGCACTTATAGCAGCTGCCGGCTGGATGGGGTTTTCTTACCTGTATTCCTATTATATCGATAACATGAGTAACTATTCCCGTACCTATGGAAGCCTTACAGCTATCGTGCTGTTTATGTTATGGTTCTATTTCATCATGCATATCCTCTTCATTGGCGGTGAAATCAACGTGGTACTGTCCTCCGGTGACCTGGTATTTTATATGAAATACCTCTTTAAGCATCGGAAAGCTTTAAAAGCAAAGGACAGTAAAGCCATTGATAAACTTTATATCCAGGAACAGGGCGAGGAAGAAGAGGACAGCAATGATGGGATTAAAAGCAAGTAA
- a CDS encoding SpoIID/LytB domain-containing protein, whose translation MKKKLWLLGICIAAILIIFAGNVIRQLKESNNIEKVNNTPARTGEIMKTAEAQRLLASLGVKTEEADAKQENELTFKEARSYLALITKTLDLAEKDITDKLTYSFSDLEDGNKMRVSEFLGLYQAVLDSVDEEALPIAEKEVYILGSRDEDNSEVIITDAGEFNLRNPVSYEEFYKAGKLTDVEDTITGGNAGETADNLPATRTVKASDYTDMAVTVLLKGKDVIYIKGTSDKEWVLSNLWIIKGKDNKISTYVNGFTKEFLTEYPLSEEIENTISNVTVKDKKIIRITMKPDTIKGKVLSAGKNSIEIQGYGKVPLEDGYKIYKIYGDLSMEVTNSILVGYSTTDFVVADGKIAAALITEPIKAENIRVLIKTDNFNSIFHDQVVLTANKDFTVTAGKTVKKHKAGDKVTIKATNKLFSEGRLLIETQGENGKITILSVNRSGGNPKYRGNIEVAKETDGLTIVNELSMEEYLYAVIPSEMPTSYNMEALKAQAVCARSYAYNQLLAGALSEYGAQVDDSVSYQVYNNLPENEQSILAVKDTYGKVIKYEAKVIDAYYFSTSWGHTASLKEVWGSEVAAPYLTGKAQAVYDLVDQKTVYAASFHPEDIDYSDETAFRSFLEKPEYDTYDSEFPWYRWKVTMTKDELTKAINQSLSSRYKANPAYILTLTGGTLSGNPIFESKDISTIGDLTDIKIAARETSGVVSKIYLVGTKATVSIQSEYNIRSLLSPITSKIIRADDSTVSSLKLLPSAYICFNKGEDKITIKGGGYGHGVGMSQNGAKAMADSGKTFDLILKHFYTGTEIGFIY comes from the coding sequence ATGAAAAAGAAACTGTGGCTGTTGGGCATCTGTATAGCTGCCATCTTAATTATATTTGCAGGAAATGTTATCAGACAGTTAAAAGAAAGCAATAACATAGAGAAAGTAAATAATACACCTGCAAGAACCGGAGAGATTATGAAAACAGCAGAAGCTCAAAGACTGCTGGCCTCCCTGGGTGTAAAGACAGAAGAAGCAGATGCAAAACAGGAAAATGAGCTGACCTTCAAAGAAGCACGCAGTTACCTGGCACTGATTACAAAAACCCTTGACCTTGCCGAAAAAGACATAACGGATAAATTAACTTATTCCTTCTCAGACCTGGAGGATGGGAACAAGATGAGGGTTTCGGAATTCCTTGGTCTCTATCAGGCAGTACTGGATAGTGTAGATGAAGAGGCTCTTCCGATAGCAGAAAAAGAAGTATACATATTAGGCAGCAGGGATGAAGATAATTCAGAAGTCATTATAACGGACGCAGGAGAATTCAACTTAAGGAATCCAGTCAGCTACGAAGAATTTTATAAAGCCGGTAAATTAACGGACGTTGAAGATACAATAACCGGGGGCAATGCAGGAGAAACCGCCGATAATCTGCCAGCAACCAGAACAGTAAAAGCTTCAGACTATACGGATATGGCAGTAACAGTACTTCTTAAAGGAAAGGATGTTATTTATATAAAAGGAACTTCTGATAAAGAATGGGTTCTTTCCAATCTCTGGATTATAAAAGGTAAGGACAATAAGATAAGCACCTATGTAAATGGTTTTACGAAAGAATTTCTGACAGAATATCCGCTGTCGGAGGAAATTGAAAACACAATCAGTAATGTTACTGTGAAAGATAAAAAGATTATCAGAATAACTATGAAACCTGATACCATCAAAGGAAAAGTGCTTTCTGCGGGTAAAAACAGCATTGAGATCCAAGGATATGGCAAAGTTCCTTTAGAAGATGGCTATAAGATATATAAAATCTATGGTGATTTATCCATGGAGGTAACAAACAGTATACTGGTCGGATACAGTACCACAGATTTTGTTGTGGCAGACGGAAAAATAGCAGCAGCCCTCATTACAGAACCGATTAAGGCTGAAAATATACGTGTGCTTATTAAGACGGATAATTTTAACAGCATATTCCATGATCAGGTGGTACTTACAGCCAACAAAGACTTCACTGTAACGGCAGGCAAAACAGTAAAGAAGCACAAAGCTGGGGATAAAGTAACGATTAAGGCCACAAATAAACTCTTTAGCGAAGGCAGGCTGCTCATTGAGACCCAGGGAGAAAACGGAAAGATCACAATCCTTTCTGTAAACAGATCCGGAGGTAATCCGAAATACAGAGGAAATATTGAAGTGGCCAAAGAAACAGATGGGCTGACAATCGTAAATGAACTATCCATGGAAGAGTATCTCTACGCTGTAATACCAAGTGAAATGCCCACTTCCTACAATATGGAGGCATTAAAGGCTCAGGCAGTCTGTGCCAGAAGTTACGCTTACAATCAGCTGCTGGCAGGTGCTTTAAGTGAATACGGTGCCCAGGTGGATGATAGTGTCAGCTATCAGGTATACAATAACCTTCCGGAAAATGAACAGTCCATATTGGCAGTGAAGGATACCTACGGCAAGGTTATAAAATATGAAGCGAAAGTAATAGATGCATATTATTTCTCGACATCCTGGGGACATACAGCATCTTTAAAGGAAGTATGGGGCAGTGAAGTGGCAGCACCCTATTTAACAGGAAAAGCACAGGCTGTATATGATCTGGTAGATCAAAAGACGGTATATGCAGCATCATTTCATCCGGAGGATATTGACTACTCGGATGAGACTGCATTTCGTAGCTTCCTGGAAAAGCCTGAGTATGATACCTATGACAGTGAATTTCCCTGGTATCGCTGGAAGGTAACCATGACAAAAGACGAATTGACGAAGGCCATTAATCAGAGTCTTAGCAGCCGCTACAAAGCCAATCCCGCTTATATTCTGACTCTGACGGGAGGTACCCTGTCAGGAAATCCGATTTTTGAAAGCAAGGATATCAGTACCATCGGGGACCTGACAGACATAAAAATAGCCGCCAGAGAAACCAGCGGCGTGGTATCAAAAATATATCTGGTAGGAACCAAAGCAACGGTTTCCATTCAGAGCGAATATAATATAAGAAGCCTTTTATCACCTATCACCTCAAAGATTATCAGGGCAGATGATAGTACTGTCAGCTCGTTGAAGCTGCTGCCCAGTGCCTATATCTGCTTTAACAAAGGAGAAGATAAGATTACCATAAAAGGCGGAGGTTACGGACATGGAGTTGGTATGAGCCAGAATGGAGCGAAGGCAATGGCCGACTCCGGCAAGACCTTTGATCTTATTCTAAAACACTTTTATACCGGTACGGAGATTGGATTTATCTATTGA